The proteins below come from a single Eucalyptus grandis isolate ANBG69807.140 chromosome 3, ASM1654582v1, whole genome shotgun sequence genomic window:
- the LOC120292006 gene encoding putative receptor like protein 25, translating into MLDGQIPEEFTKLVALQNLNLSCNNLSGHIPTNISDLKNLESLDLSRNKLSGTIPPGISNMDFLSHLNLSFNRLSGPIPFGSHLRTVDDESVYRGNDGLCGAPLQKICPGDEPPGTDSDPSGGDNPSDDDLDIHNWFYAGLGPGFTVGFLGFCSILFKRSWRVSHFRRLDKAIEKFSMTKMITMLRFKRTFVRREQELVQQVKLAPFLLTNFSHLFKVEAIIDYIWHL; encoded by the coding sequence ATGTTGGATGGGCAGATACCAGAAGAGTTCACTAAGCTCGTCGCGCTACAAAATCTGAACCTCTCTTGCAATAATTTGAGTGGACACATTCCCACAAACATTAGTGACCTGAAAAACTTGGAATCTCTTGATCTTTCTAGAAACAAACTATCAGGAACCATCCCTCCGGGCATATCCAACATGGACTTCCTTAGTCATCTGAATCTATCCTTCAATAGACTCTCCGGCCCCATTCCGTTTGGTAGCCATCTGCGCACCGTGGATGATGAATCTGTTTATCGCGGCAACGACGGACTTTGTGGAGCTCCTCTTCAGAAGATTTGTCCTGGAGACGAGCCACCCGGTACTGACAGTGATCCTTCGGGTGGAGATAACCCTAGCGATGATGATTTGGATATCCACAATTGGTTCTATGCAGGATTGGGACCGGGTTTTACAGTGGGATTTCTGGGATTCTGTAGCATCTTGTTCAAGCGATCTTGGAGGGTCTCTCACTTCCGACGATTGGACAAGGCCATTGAGAAATTCTCAATGACAAAGATGATCACCATGCTTCGGTTCAAGAGAACATTTGTACGACGCGAACAGGAGCTTGTTCAACAGGTAAAACTGGCCCCTTTCCTGCTAACCAATTTCTCGCATCTTTTCAAGGTTGAAGCCATTATTGACTATATTTGGCATCTGTAA